GTGCTGCAGCGCTACCTGCCCGGCGGCCCGCATCCGCCGCACGAGGGCGACCCCGCCGTGCTGCGCCGCCTCCTGGACGAGATCGCCGCCGTGGACGTAGCGGACCCGCGGATCGCCCCGCACCTGGGCCGTCCCTTCTCCTTCCGCGGCCCGTGGACGGCGCAGCGGGCGGAGCACGTGGCCGGGATCCCGGTGCGGCTCGCCCCGCGCCTGGGCGCCTGGCCCGGGGACGACGTCGACGCGCGGACGGGGGCCGACGTCTGGGCCGACGCGGTGGCCCGGGTGACCCGCGCGGTGACCGCGTGGACCGAGGAGCCGCCCGTGCCGCCGTCGTTGGTGCACGGCGACCTCGCCGGCCACAACATGCGGTGGCGGGCCGTGCCTGCGGCCGACGACGCCCCCGGCGAGGTCCGCTGGGAGCTGGCCGGGGTGCTCGACTGGGACCTCGCCTGCGCGTGGGACCCCGCCCTCAACGTGGCCTATCTGAGCCTGTGGCACGGGGAGGATCAGGTGGAGCGCCTCGCCGTCGACGCGGGCGAGGCGGCCCGCGCCCGCGTGTGGCTGGGCGCCATGGCCCTCGAGACCCTCGACGACGCGGCCGCGCGGGACGAGCTCGTCGGCGGGCTGCCGAACGGCTCGTGGCGACGGCTGCTGCGCAAGGCCCTCCCCCGGGTGGCGCGGGCCCTCACGGCCCTGGGCTGACGCCGACCCTGACCCCGCGCCCGCGCCCCCACCGGAGCGATTCAGGTGACTTGTCGGGGGTGTTCGGGCAAAACACCCCCGACAAGTCACCCCAAAATGCGGGGCGAGGGCGGGGTGGGCCGGGGTCAGCCCTGGACGGCCTCGCGGGCCGCCACGAACGCGGCGACGGCGGCCTCCACGTCCTCGGCGGAGTGCGCGGCGGAGAGCTGCACGCGGATGCGCGCCTGGCCCTTGGGCACCACCGGGTAGGAGAACGCGGTGACGTAGACGCCCTGGTCGAGCATGGCGTCGGCCATCCGGGCGGCCAGGGCGGCGTCGTGGAGCATCACGGGGATGATCGCGTGCTCGCCCTCGAGCAGCTCGAAGCCCTCCTCGGTCATGCGACGGCGGAACAGGGCCGCGTTCTCGAACAGCTGCGCGCGCAGGGACGCGGAGTCCTCGACCAGGTCCAGCGCGGTGATGGTGGCCTCCACGATGGACGGGGCGATCGAGTTGGAGAACAGGTAGGGGCGGCCGCGCTGGCGCAGCACGTCCACGATCTCCTGACGGGCCGCCACGTAGCCGCCGGAGGCACCGCCGAGGGCCTTGCCGAAGGTGCCCGTGTAGACGTCCACCCGGTCCGAGACGCCCGCGTGCTCGGGGGTGCCGGCACCGGTGTCCCCCATGAAGCCGACGGCGTGGGAGTCGTCCACCATGACCAGGGCGCCGTACTCGTCGGCGAGGTCGCAGATCTCGGCGAGGGGGGCCAGGTAGCCGTCCATGGAGAACACGCCGTCGGTGACGATCACGGTCCGGCGGGCGCCGGCGCCGTCGTTGAGCTCCTTGGTCGCCTCGAGCTGGGCGCGCAGGTCGGCCATGTCCCGGTTGGCGTAGCGGAAGCGGTGGGCCTTGGACAGGCGCACGCCGTCGATGATCGACGCGTGGTTCAGGGCGTCGGAGATGATGGCGTCCTCGCGGCCGAAGAACGGCTCGAACACGGCCGCGTTGGCGTCGAAGCACGAGGAGAACAGGATCGTGTCGTCCGTGCCCAGGAAGCGGGACACCCGACGCTCGAGCTCCAGGTGGCGGTCCTGGGTGCCGCAGATGAAGCGCACCGAGGCCATGCCGAAGCCGCGCTCGTCCAGGGCGCGCTTGGCGGAGTCGATGAGGCGGGAGTCGTCGGCCAGGCCCAGGTAGTTGTTGGCGCAGAAGTTAAGCACCTCGCGGGCCTCGCCGTCCTCGGCACCGGCCGCGGTGGCCTTCACGTGCGCCGACTGCGGGGTGGTGATGGCCCGCTCGCGCTTGTAGAGGCCGGACTCGCGCAGCTCGTCGAGCTCGGCGGCCAGCTGGTCCTTGAATGCGTACATCAGAGGTTCCTCCAGTCCAGGACGATCTTGCCGGTGGCGCCGGCGCGGGCGGCGTCGAAGCCGCGCTTCCATTCGGGGGCGGCGATCACGTCGGTCACCACGGACTCGACGCGCTCGCGCAGGGTGGCGTTGGTCTGCAGCATGGCGGCCATCGCGTACCAGGTCTCGAACATCTCACGGCCGTAGATGCCCTTGATGGTGAGCATGTGGGTGACCACGCTCTGCCAGTCGATGGCGATCTCCTCGGCCGGCAGGCCCAGCAGGGCGATCTTGCCGCCGTGGTTCATGTTGGCGACCATCTCCTGGAGCGCGCTCGCGCGGCCGGACATCTCGAGGCCGACGTCGAACCCCTCGGCCAGGCCGAGCTCGCGCTGGGCCTCGCGGATGCGGGTGGCGGAGACGTCGATCGCGGCGTCCGCGCCCATGCTGCGGGCCAGCTCGAGGCGCTCCGCGGAGACGTCCGTGATGGCGATGTAGCGGGCGCCGGCGTGGCGGGCGATCGGGATGGCCATCAGGCCGATGGGCCCGGCGCCGGTGATGAGCACGTCCTCGCCCACGAGCGGGAAGCTCAGGGCGGTGTGGACGGCGTTGCCCAGGGGGTCGAAGATCGCACCCAGCTCGGGGGTGACGTGCTCGCCCTTGTGGACCCACACGTTGGCCTCGGGGATCACCACGTACTCGGCGAACGCGCCGTCGCGCTGCACGCCCACGGAGACGGTGTTGATGCACATCTGGCGGCGGCCGGCGCGGCAGTTGCGGCACATCCCGCACACGACGTGGCCCTCGCCCGAGACGCGCTGGCCGACCTCGACGTGCTCCACGAGGTCGCCGACCTCCACGACCTCGCCGTAGAACTCGTGCCCCGGGATCATCGGCGCCTGGATCATGGCCTGCGCGGCGGCGTCGTACGCCTCGATGTGCAGGTCGGTGCCGCAGATGCCGGTGGTGAACACGCGGATCTTCACGTCGTGGGCGCCGCACTCGGGCTCGGGGCGCTCGGTGAACTCGAATCCGGCGTGCGGGCCGGACTTGTACAGGGCCTTCATGGGGTGGGGAGGTCCTCTCGCGGGGACGCCGGCGGGTGCGTCGGCGTTGACGCGGACGACTCTACTGCCCGGTCTCCGCCGCTCAAAGGTGCCGCCCCTCGGCACCGTCCGACCGGCTGCCGGCAGAGCCGGGCGACGTGCCTCAGACGCGGGCGCTCCCCGCGTCCCTCCCCCACGCAGTCGGGGCGACTTGTGGGAGGTGTTCGCGTCGAACACCTCCCGCAAGTCGCCCCGAACGGCTCGGCCCGGCTCGGCTCGGCCTGGCTCGGCTCGGCTCGGCCCGGCTCGGCCTGGCTCGGCTCGGCCGGGCCCGGCTCAGCTCACGCCGAGGCGCTCCAGCACGATCTCGCGGACGCGGCCGGCGTCGGCCTGGCCGCGGGTGGCCTTCATGACCGGGCCGATCAGGGCCCCGACGGCGGCCATCTTGCCGCCGCGGATCTTCTCGGCCACGTCCGGGTTGGCGGCGATCGCCGCGTCCACGGCCTCGGTGAGCGCGCCGTCGTCGGAGACCACGGCCAGGCCCTTGGACTCGACGATCTCCTTCGGGGTGCCCTCGCCGTCGGCCACGAGGCCGAGCACCTGCTTGGCGATCTTGTCGTTGATCGTCTTCGCGGCGATCAGCTCCTCGACCTCCACCACGTGGGCCGGGGTGACGCCCAGCTCGGCGACGGCGGTCTCGCGCACGTTGGCCAGGCGGGCGATCTCGCCCATCCACCACTTGCGGGCGGCCGCGGGCGAGGCGCCGGCCTCGACCGTGGCCACGATCTCGTCCAGCACGCCGGCGTTGACGACGTCCCGGAACTCCTCGTCCGCGTAGCCCCACTCGGCCTTGAGTCGCTTGTTGCGCACGGCCGGCAGCTCGGGCATCTCGGCGCGCACGCGCTCCACCCAGGCGGCGTCCACGTGCACGGGCACGAGGTCCGGCTCGGGGAAGTAGCGGTAGTCGTCCGCGTCCGACTTCGGGCGGCCCGAGGTGGTGGTGCGCGTGTCCTCGTGCCAGTGGCGGGTCTCCTGCGTCACGGTGCCGCCCGCGGCGAGCAGCGCGGCCTGGCGCTGGATCTCGTGGGTGACCGCGTGCTGGACGGCGCGCGTGGAGTTCACGTTCTTCGTCTCGGTGCGGGTGCCGAACTCCGTCGCGCCCTTGGGCATGAGGGAGACGTTGGCGTCGCAGCGGACGTTGCCGCGCTCCATGCGCGCGTCCGAGATGTCGATCGCCTTGACGATGTCCCGGATGGCGGTGACGTAGGCGCGGGCCAGCTCGGGCGCGCGGGCGCCGGCCCCGACGATCGGCTTGGTGACGATCTCGATGAGCGGCACGCCGGCGCGGTTGTAGTCCACGAGCGAGTTCGAGGCGCCCTGGATGCGGCCGGAGCCGCCCACGTGGGTGAGCTTGCCGGCGTCGTCCTCGAGGTGGGCGCGCTCGATCTCCACGCGGAAGACCTCGCCGTCCTCCAGCTCCACGTCCAGGTGGCCGTCGAAGACGATCGGCTCGTCGTACTGGGAGGTCTGGAAGTTCTTCGGGGTGTCCGGGTAGAAGTAGTTCTTCCGCGCGAAGCGGCAGGTCTCGGCGACCTGCGCGTCCAGGGCCACGCCCAGGCGGACGGCGTACTCCACGACCTCCCGGTTGAGCACCGGCAGGGTGCCGGGCAGGCCGAGGTCCAGCGGGGTGACGTTGGTGTTCGGCTCGTCGCCGAAGGCGTTGGGCGCCGAGGAGAAGATCTTCGTGGCGGTGTTCAGCTCCACGTGCACCTCGAAGCCCAGCACGGGGTCGAAGCGCTCCATCGCCTCCGCGAAGTCCATGGTCTGCTCTGCGTGGCTCATGCCCGGCCTCCTGCCGTGGTCGCGGTGGCGGCGCGCTGCGCGCCCTTCTCCAGCTCGGGGGCCTGGGCCCAGACGGGGCCGCCGCGGCCG
The sequence above is a segment of the Micrococcus endophyticus genome. Coding sequences within it:
- a CDS encoding phosphotransferase; this encodes MASDPVDSELELVHRALGRLRPHVSPADARALHEADWSAGTVEEGGQFHRVLVCAGTGVLRMTRAHEVGAAPAARWSPERDPARQLGRRMALLDGLDAALAEQGVAWTVPVALSDPVPAGTGAAVLQRYLPGGPHPPHEGDPAVLRRLLDEIAAVDVADPRIAPHLGRPFSFRGPWTAQRAEHVAGIPVRLAPRLGAWPGDDVDARTGADVWADAVARVTRAVTAWTEEPPVPPSLVHGDLAGHNMRWRAVPAADDAPGEVRWELAGVLDWDLACAWDPALNVAYLSLWHGEDQVERLAVDAGEAARARVWLGAMALETLDDAAARDELVGGLPNGSWRRLLRKALPRVARALTALG
- a CDS encoding glycine C-acetyltransferase: MYAFKDQLAAELDELRESGLYKRERAITTPQSAHVKATAAGAEDGEAREVLNFCANNYLGLADDSRLIDSAKRALDERGFGMASVRFICGTQDRHLELERRVSRFLGTDDTILFSSCFDANAAVFEPFFGREDAIISDALNHASIIDGVRLSKAHRFRYANRDMADLRAQLEATKELNDGAGARRTVIVTDGVFSMDGYLAPLAEICDLADEYGALVMVDDSHAVGFMGDTGAGTPEHAGVSDRVDVYTGTFGKALGGASGGYVAARQEIVDVLRQRGRPYLFSNSIAPSIVEATITALDLVEDSASLRAQLFENAALFRRRMTEEGFELLEGEHAIIPVMLHDAALAARMADAMLDQGVYVTAFSYPVVPKGQARIRVQLSAAHSAEDVEAAVAAFVAAREAVQG
- the tdh gene encoding L-threonine 3-dehydrogenase, with product MKALYKSGPHAGFEFTERPEPECGAHDVKIRVFTTGICGTDLHIEAYDAAAQAMIQAPMIPGHEFYGEVVEVGDLVEHVEVGQRVSGEGHVVCGMCRNCRAGRRQMCINTVSVGVQRDGAFAEYVVIPEANVWVHKGEHVTPELGAIFDPLGNAVHTALSFPLVGEDVLITGAGPIGLMAIPIARHAGARYIAITDVSAERLELARSMGADAAIDVSATRIREAQRELGLAEGFDVGLEMSGRASALQEMVANMNHGGKIALLGLPAEEIAIDWQSVVTHMLTIKGIYGREMFETWYAMAAMLQTNATLRERVESVVTDVIAAPEWKRGFDAARAGATGKIVLDWRNL
- the gatB gene encoding Asp-tRNA(Asn)/Glu-tRNA(Gln) amidotransferase subunit GatB, whose amino-acid sequence is MSHAEQTMDFAEAMERFDPVLGFEVHVELNTATKIFSSAPNAFGDEPNTNVTPLDLGLPGTLPVLNREVVEYAVRLGVALDAQVAETCRFARKNYFYPDTPKNFQTSQYDEPIVFDGHLDVELEDGEVFRVEIERAHLEDDAGKLTHVGGSGRIQGASNSLVDYNRAGVPLIEIVTKPIVGAGARAPELARAYVTAIRDIVKAIDISDARMERGNVRCDANVSLMPKGATEFGTRTETKNVNSTRAVQHAVTHEIQRQAALLAAGGTVTQETRHWHEDTRTTTSGRPKSDADDYRYFPEPDLVPVHVDAAWVERVRAEMPELPAVRNKRLKAEWGYADEEFRDVVNAGVLDEIVATVEAGASPAAARKWWMGEIARLANVRETAVAELGVTPAHVVEVEELIAAKTINDKIAKQVLGLVADGEGTPKEIVESKGLAVVSDDGALTEAVDAAIAANPDVAEKIRGGKMAAVGALIGPVMKATRGQADAGRVREIVLERLGVS